A portion of the Juglans microcarpa x Juglans regia isolate MS1-56 chromosome 1D, Jm3101_v1.0, whole genome shotgun sequence genome contains these proteins:
- the LOC121242343 gene encoding uncharacterized protein LOC121242343 has product MHVFPKLKLARNLKALGGKMPGFCIFPLGGSCFDGCRDHTQGSGFGTRIWNLSDRPVELQIRVGSILKKVHTLKPGSSKRLKCKSIYKAHMPCKNGNGGGGMKSLLYYYDETCHPYVWVHDTGGDSLRMVKQQYLSLEDLRNYSEIRIFRDHQRGCISVRKKPRPDFC; this is encoded by the coding sequence ATGCATGTTTTTCCAAAGCTAAAGCTAGCCAGAAACCTCAAGGCCCTCGGAGGAAAAATGCCAGGATTCTGCATTTTTCCACTTGGCGGGTCATGCTTCGATGGATGCCGCGATCACACTCAAGGCTCAGGATTCGGCACAAGGATCTGGAATCTAAGTGACAGGCCGGTGGAGTTGCAGATAAGGGTGGGATCAATATTGAAAAAGGTTCATACTTTAAAGCCAGGGTCTTCAAAGAGACTGAAATGCAAGAGCATATACAAGGCTCACATGCCTTGTAAGAACGGCAATGGAGGTGGAGGAATGAAGAGCTTGCTGTATTACTATGATGAGACATGCCACCCATATGTTTGGGTTCATGACACTGGGGGTGATTCCTTGAGAATGGTCAAGCAACAGTACCTTAGTCTTGAGGACCTTAGGAACTACTCTGAGATCAGAATCTTTAGGGACCATCAGAGAGGCTGCATATCAGTTCGCAAGAAACCTAGGCCTGATTTTTGCTAA